One segment of Candidatus Eisenbacteria bacterium DNA contains the following:
- a CDS encoding phage terminase large subunit yields MPRLSEEQNVPALDAGSISLDFSNNEVQRRFMLCPAKFQNFSGGFGSGKTTACCAKALILSAIMPGNMGVVLRETYPELRDTTRKTFFEILPKGWVGQWKESENRLILKNGSEVLFRHFENDKIKVGANLGWFFIDQAEEASEQIFLGLQGRLRRNVPRLYGLLAMNPNGKDWQYRRFVENKDPDYVNFDSSTMDNRKNLPPGYIEGMMSAYSPEWVERFVYGKWTKMSGLILHEFDPDRHMIDPILLPARWPKFRGLDWGVDSPSTCVFIAVDEQGVRYVFDEYGDSSRTPEEHAQEIKAKSKQYEPFRASVLDSTAFRREADLKSVGDRYIRSGLYCQQGTRDLLASILHVKHLLKTDKLRFVRGATDETVREMQAWKWGPIVAGKEKPARGNDHYLDAMRYVLYYIDRKKLYSSPDKDKLRNERFSAKLTLGETKINCDAVTGLPA; encoded by the coding sequence GTGCCTAGGCTAAGCGAAGAGCAGAACGTCCCCGCCCTCGATGCCGGAAGCATATCCCTCGATTTCTCCAACAACGAGGTCCAGCGGCGCTTCATGCTCTGCCCGGCAAAATTCCAGAATTTCTCCGGCGGCTTCGGCTCCGGGAAAACCACCGCCTGCTGCGCCAAGGCCCTCATCCTCTCCGCCATCATGCCCGGCAACATGGGCGTCGTCCTGCGCGAGACCTACCCAGAACTCCGCGATACCACGCGAAAAACTTTCTTCGAGATACTTCCCAAGGGCTGGGTCGGCCAGTGGAAGGAGTCGGAGAACCGCCTGATCCTCAAGAACGGCTCCGAGGTCCTGTTCCGGCATTTCGAGAACGACAAGATAAAAGTCGGCGCCAACCTTGGCTGGTTCTTCATCGATCAGGCCGAGGAAGCCTCCGAGCAGATTTTCTTGGGCCTCCAGGGTCGCCTCCGACGAAACGTCCCACGCCTCTACGGCCTCCTCGCCATGAACCCGAACGGCAAGGATTGGCAGTATAGACGCTTTGTCGAGAACAAGGACCCTGATTACGTCAACTTCGACTCCTCGACCATGGATAACCGCAAGAACCTCCCGCCGGGTTATATCGAGGGGATGATGTCGGCTTACTCGCCTGAGTGGGTCGAGCGCTTCGTCTACGGGAAATGGACCAAGATGTCCGGCCTCATCCTGCATGAATTCGACCCCGACCGTCACATGATCGATCCCATCCTCCTGCCCGCGCGCTGGCCGAAATTCCGCGGCCTTGACTGGGGCGTGGACTCGCCCTCGACCTGCGTGTTCATCGCCGTGGACGAGCAGGGGGTCCGCTATGTGTTCGATGAGTACGGCGACTCGTCCCGGACCCCAGAGGAACACGCTCAGGAGATCAAGGCAAAGTCCAAACAGTACGAGCCATTCCGAGCGTCGGTCCTGGACTCCACCGCCTTCCGCCGAGAGGCAGACTTGAAAAGCGTCGGTGACCGCTACATCCGCTCCGGTCTCTATTGTCAGCAAGGCACCAGGGACCTCCTAGCTTCTATCCTCCACGTCAAGCATCTTCTGAAAACCGACAAGCTGAGGTTTGTCCGCGGCGCGACCGACGAGACCGTGCGCGAGATGCAGGCCTGGAAGTGGGGGCCGATCGTCGCTGGAAAAGAAAAGCCCGCCCGAGGCAACGACCACTACCTCGATGCCATGCGCTACGTCTTGTATTACATCGACCGAAAAAAGTTATATTCATCCCCGGATAAGGACAAGTTGCGAAACGAGCGTTTTTCAGCTAAGCTCACGCTGGGGGAAACGAAAATAAACTGCGACGCCGTTACCGGGTTGCCCGCGTGA